The Antedon mediterranea chromosome 7, ecAntMedi1.1, whole genome shotgun sequence genome has a segment encoding these proteins:
- the LOC140054337 gene encoding uncharacterized protein produces MTQGSHLRPPKKVIETLRSSPQILRRKLFSDVTTTHIQTENRPKAVFDLFYLGQEEITTLQLSQAITAVRGKTMQRQRTKNGLKSTKCKLRIYDSNVVVNSVDGCDRVIELNKIAYCALDQRFPSVVLLIARQPMTDKLFVHMLLCGKTEEATDVVRTMELTFQDAWKRHVELKTNNNEYGMNSNETLTRRKQLITLAAIGNNSMLTSTIA; encoded by the exons ATGACACAAGGCTCTCACTTACGGCCGCCTAAAAAGGTGATTGAAACTCTACGCAGCTCTCCGCAGATACTGCGCAGAAAACTCTTCAGCGATGTTACGACGACACACATCCAGACCGAAAATCGCCCTAAAGCTGTTTTTGACTTATTCTACTTGGGACAAGAAGAAATAACAACATTGCAGCTATCACAAGCAATTACGGCGGTGCGAGGGAAAACTATGCAACGACAAAGAACGAAAAATGGTTTGAAATCGACAAAATGTAAATTACGCATTTACGATAGCAACGTCGTCGTCAACTCCGTAGATGGTTGCGACAGAGTAATCGAACTGAATAAAATTGCGTACTGCGCACTAGATCAGCGTTTTCCGTCCGTCGTGTTATTGATTGCTCGTCAACCTATGACAGATAAGTTGTTTGTACACATGCTCTTGTGCGGCAAAACTGAAGAAGCTACTGATGTTGTAAGAACAATGGAACTGACATTCCAGGATGCTTGGAAGAGACACGtagaattaaaaacaaacaacaatgaATATGGAATG aaCTCAAATGAAACGTTGACAAGGAGAAAGCAGCTAATTACTTTGGCTGCCATTGGTAACAACTCAATGCTGACGTCAACCATTGCGTGA